Within Ralstonia pickettii DTP0602, the genomic segment GAACCATAGGTCAGCCCGCCCGGCTTGCGCCTGGCGGCGGCGATCAGGTCCTGCACCGTGCGTAGCGGCGAATTGGCGGCCGTGACCAGCACCATCGCCGAGGTCGCCAGGCGCGCGATCGGCTCGAAGTCACTGACGGCGTCGTACGGCGTCTTGTCGACGAACTGGTTCGAGTAGTGGGCGGCGTAATTGAACAGGATGGTGTAGCCGTCGGCGGGCGCCTTGGCGACAAAGTCCGTGCCGATGATCCCGCTTGCGCCGGCACGGTTCTCGACGACGAACGAGCCGCCCATCGCCTTGGACAGCTCGCTGCTCATGTAGCGCGCAACAACGTCCGTACCCGAACCGGGACTGAGCGGCACGATGATGCGGACCGGGCGCGCCGGGTAAGACTGCGCAAGCGCCGTAAGCGGTAGCGTGGCCAGCGCCGGGAAGAGCTGCAGGCAGGTACGGCGTGACATCATGGTTCTTGTCTCCTTATGTTCCGGGATCGGCCGGCGGTTTTCTCCCCTCTCCCGCTTGCGGGAGAGGGGTTGGGGGAGATGGCAGGAGCTTCCACGAAGCGCGGCGCGTCGCGTCCAGACACGCCTGCCCTCTCCCCCGGCCCCTCTCCCATAAATGGGAGAGGGGAGCAAACAAGCTGCCGTTGGGCGGCCGCTAGACTACCCCCTCTTCTCGCAACACGGCAATCTCTTCCCGGCTGAGCTTGAGCAAGCCCCCATAGATCTCTTCATTCGCACCGCCCAGCGCCATCGCAGGCTTGTCAAACTGCGAGGGCGTGGCCGAGAACCGGATCGGCAGGCCCATGCCCACGGCATCCACCGGGCCGAACTGGGGGTGGGCCAGGTTCATCAACGCGCCGCTGTCATGCAGGCGGCGGTCGTGCAGCACCTCGTTGGGCTTGCGCACCGGCGCGCAGGGTACGCCGCGCTTGTCGAGCAGCTCGGCCACCACATCGGCAGTGCTGCGTTGGCTGGTCCAGCCTGCGATCGCCTCGTTCAGCACCGAGGCATTGCGCATGCGCGGCCCGCGGCTGCTGAAGCGCGGGTCGTCGAGCAACTCGGGCTGGCCGATCGACTCCAGCAGCCCGCGCATCCAGTCCGGCTGGAACGCAACGATCGCCACATGCCCGTCCTGCGTCGGGTACACCCCGAACGGGGCCAGCCGGTCGTGGTAGTTGCCGGTGCGCGACGGATAGCCTTCCCGCCCCATGACGTCAAAGTGCTCTTCTGCCACCCACGACGCCAGGCAATCCAGCATCGACACCTGCACGCGCTGCCCCTCGCCGGTGCGGCCGCGGTGGATCAGTGCGGCCAGGATGCCATTGACGGTGTACATCGGTGCCACCAGGTCCGCGATCGGCAGGCCGCAGCGCGTCGGCGGGCCGTCGGCGTAGCCGGTCACTTCCATCAGGCCGCTGAGCGCCTGGACGATGATGTCCATGCCCTTGAGGCCGGGGAAAGCACTGGGTTCGCCCATTGCCTTGATCGACGCATAGACGATGCGCGGGTTCCGCCGCCTGACCTGCTCGTAGTCGATACCAAGCTTGGCGGTGGTGCCCTCGCTGAAGTTCTCCAGCACCACGTCGCATTCCTCCGCCAGCCGCATGAACAGCTCGCGGCCCTGTTCGGACTTCAGGTCCAGCGTGATGCTCTTCTTGTTGCGGGCCCGGTTCAGCACCGTCAGCGATACCTCGTCGTCTTCACGCTGGCCAAAGTGGATGCCATGGCTGCCCACGAACGGCGGGTTGGTCCGTGCGATGTCCCCGCCGCCGGGCGCTTCCACGCGGATCACCTCCGCGCCCATTCCGCCAAGCATCAGCGAGCCATAGGGCCCGGCAAGCGCCACTGTCAGGTCCAGTACCCGGATGCCCTCGAGCGGCCGCGATTGATGTGCTGCCACTGCAGTCTCCTTTCTTGTCGGCCCGGCCGTCCTGCGGCCGGGCCGTTGTTCCAAACCGCCTGCCAGGGGCTTCAGTACGACTTCGGCAGACCGAGCACCTTGTTGGAAATATAGTTGCAGACCATCTCCTGCGAAATCGGCGCCAGGCGCAGCAGCCGCACTTCGCGCCACAGGCGCTCGATGTGGTACTCCTTGGCATAGGCGTAGCCGCCGTGGGTCTGCATCGCCTGGTCGCAGGCCAGGAAGCCGGCTTCGGCACCCAGGAACTTGGCGGTGTTGGCCTCGGCGCCGCAGGACTGGTGGTTGTCGTACAGCGTGGCGGCGCGCAGGGCCACCGCTTCGGCGGCGGCCAGCCGCATCCAGCACTCGGCCAGCGGGTGGGCCACGGCCTGGTTCTTGCCGATCGGGCGGTCGAAAATGACGCGGGAGTTGGCGTAGTCGACCGCCAGGTCCAGCGCCGCACGCCCGATGCCGATGCCCTCCATCGCCACCACCACACGCTCCGGGTTCAGGCCGTCGAGCAGATAGTGGAAGCCGCGTCCCACTTCGCCGACGACGTTTTCCTCGGGCACTTCCAGGCCGTCGATAAACACCTCGTTGGAGTCCACCGCGGCACGGCCCAGCTTGTCGATCACGCGCACGTCGCAGTGCTTGCGGTCCATGTCGGCAAAGAACAGCGTCATGCCGTCCAGCGGACGCGCCTCGTCGCGCGGCGA encodes:
- a CDS encoding hypothetical protein (K00249: ACADM, acd; acyl-CoA dehydrogenase [EC:1.3.8.7]), with translation MAEILSASYAAQRQREQELGEVREAARTLANKFPLSYWRECDKEEKYPWEFVKAFAAAGWMGIMMPEEYGGMGLGVTEAAVMLQEIGASGAGMSGASAIHFYVFPPAPILRHGSEEMKKRYLPALARGEILMAFGVTEPTSGVDTSRIRTRAEKKGDRWVINGQKVWSTNAQNANKYLILARTSPRDEARPLDGMTLFFADMDRKHCDVRVIDKLGRAAVDSNEVFIDGLEVPEENVVGEVGRGFHYLLDGLNPERVVVAMEGIGIGRAALDLAVDYANSRVIFDRPIGKNQAVAHPLAECWMRLAAAEAVALRAATLYDNHQSCGAEANTAKFLGAEAGFLACDQAMQTHGGYAYAKEYHIERLWREVRLLRLAPISQEMVCNYISNKVLGLPKSY